A stretch of Spirosoma oryzicola DNA encodes these proteins:
- a CDS encoding DUF3140 domain-containing protein produces the protein MAAATETLDDKEKKQIRDDFDDAVNMSASQIQKWLKTDESKAVGQKKGDDSESVGHKSGERIIEILNTKAGDLSDDDYAHMRKVVSYVKRHSAQRPKEVEDSNWEYSLKNWGHDPTK, from the coding sequence ATGGCAGCAGCAACCGAAACCCTAGATGACAAAGAGAAGAAACAAATCAGGGACGACTTCGATGATGCCGTGAACATGTCGGCTTCTCAGATTCAAAAGTGGCTAAAAACGGATGAATCGAAAGCAGTTGGACAGAAGAAAGGCGATGACAGCGAGTCAGTGGGTCATAAGTCTGGCGAACGTATCATTGAGATACTGAATACAAAGGCTGGTGATCTTTCGGACGACGATTACGCACACATGCGCAAGGTTGTTAGTTATGTAAAGCGACACAGTGCTCAACGCCCCAAAGAGGTAGAAGACTCAAATTGGGAATATTCCCTAAAAAACTGGGGACATGACCCAACAAAATAG
- a CDS encoding ferritin-like domain-containing protein — MSVKETRGEILDQLNRLLTRSHDAEKGYQEASENVKDTELKSLFLTQSRQRGEFAMELDREIRTLGGEPDGSTSFVADLHRAWINIKSTFSSDDDKATVEECKRGDHEAIDDYNSVLQETDLVASTRELLLRQKQSIESAHASMARLALVV, encoded by the coding sequence ATGTCAGTCAAAGAAACCCGCGGAGAAATCCTTGATCAACTCAATCGTCTGCTAACTCGTAGCCACGATGCAGAAAAAGGATACCAAGAAGCTTCAGAAAACGTAAAAGACACAGAGCTAAAAAGCCTGTTCCTGACGCAGTCGCGTCAACGGGGTGAATTTGCAATGGAATTAGACCGGGAAATCCGGACGCTGGGCGGTGAGCCAGATGGCAGCACGAGTTTCGTAGCTGATCTGCACCGGGCATGGATTAATATCAAATCCACGTTCTCCAGCGATGATGATAAAGCAACTGTAGAAGAGTGCAAGCGTGGTGATCACGAAGCAATCGATGACTATAATTCTGTCCTTCAGGAAACGGACTTAGTTGCCAGCACCCGCGAATTACTGTTGCGGCAAAAACAGAGCATTGAGTCAGCGCACGCGTCGATGGCTCGTCTGGCCTTGGTAGTGTAG
- a CDS encoding DUF2945 domain-containing protein: MATVKKGDEVEWKYGKGKAEGTVAEVHKEDITKTVQGTKVKRKGSAEEPALVLKQGDKKIVKSASEVTKK, translated from the coding sequence ATGGCAACGGTGAAAAAAGGCGACGAAGTAGAATGGAAGTACGGGAAAGGTAAAGCCGAAGGCACCGTTGCCGAAGTCCATAAAGAAGACATTACGAAGACAGTCCAGGGGACAAAAGTGAAACGTAAAGGCTCCGCTGAAGAACCTGCTCTTGTTCTCAAGCAAGGGGACAAGAAGATTGTTAAATCAGCTAGTGAAGTAACTAAAAAGTAA
- a CDS encoding OmpA family protein encodes MKSQLKSISKKSLVALLMTSLLTTNVITSCKSQKNNLNKTQKGAAVGAGGGALVGGIIGKKYAKGNTALGAIIGATVGGAAGAVIGRRMDKQAEEMKRTMPSAQVERVGEGIKITFGSDILFDVNSYELKPETKKQLIEFAQTLNKYEDTDIRIEGHADATGPDDYNLKLSRQRANAVGGFLETQGVKSSRVDELGYGETQPVADNSTESGRRKNRRVDVAVFANKQMQRDAQNGKLDSTK; translated from the coding sequence ATGAAAAGTCAGCTTAAATCTATTAGTAAAAAATCGCTTGTTGCACTCTTAATGACAAGCCTTTTGACAACCAATGTGATAACCAGCTGTAAATCTCAGAAAAACAACTTAAACAAAACTCAAAAAGGTGCTGCCGTAGGCGCTGGCGGAGGTGCGTTGGTTGGAGGCATTATCGGTAAAAAATACGCAAAAGGTAACACCGCATTAGGTGCGATCATAGGCGCAACAGTCGGTGGCGCAGCCGGAGCCGTAATCGGACGACGGATGGACAAGCAGGCCGAAGAAATGAAGCGGACCATGCCAAGCGCGCAAGTTGAGCGTGTAGGCGAAGGTATCAAAATCACGTTCGGTTCTGACATTCTGTTCGATGTGAACTCGTATGAACTGAAGCCTGAAACGAAAAAGCAGTTAATCGAATTCGCTCAGACGCTGAACAAGTACGAAGACACGGACATTCGGATCGAAGGTCACGCCGATGCAACTGGCCCGGATGACTATAACCTGAAATTGTCACGTCAACGCGCAAACGCTGTCGGTGGCTTCTTAGAGACACAAGGTGTGAAATCCTCTCGTGTAGACGAACTGGGATATGGCGAAACCCAACCTGTTGCAGATAACTCGACCGAATCAGGTCGTCGGAAAAATCGCCGGGTTGACGTTGCAGTTTTTGCTAATAAGCAGATGCAGCGTGACGCTCAGAATGGAAAATTAGACTCCACTAAATAA
- a CDS encoding alpha/beta hydrolase family protein — protein sequence MITIKSLLSLLLVGGILLLTPTSCKQSNNTDPVNPAPARVLTKSSLIGEYTKDQLRSRYTGASVLLQAFVRNDISAYRLEYTTTNTDGKSIAASGLLLIPKVNTALPLLSMQHGTITSDNDAPSNYQSSSEAYSLGSVFASLGYIIAAPDYIGYGASKDLPHTYEHRNGLATASLDMLRATRDFLSDKNVNWNKRLYVAGYSEGGYATLALQKKIEEETGSEFNLVASSCGAGAYDKPAFMKQIINQPSAGVDYINRLYIWVLQTYDRIYGINRPATGYFKEPYAAQVAANGMNASINVSINQAFSDSFKQGINNGTDKAFLDAVQDNDIHDWKPKTPTRLYHGTADEIVSYLNSQNAYDAMQKRGATNVQLMPIPNATHATGILPFISGTYDFFNTNQ from the coding sequence ATGATAACAATCAAATCGCTTTTGTCCTTATTACTGGTTGGGGGAATCCTTTTGCTGACACCCACCAGTTGTAAACAGAGTAACAATACTGACCCCGTAAATCCTGCGCCCGCCCGCGTCTTAACCAAAAGTTCGCTGATCGGCGAATACACCAAAGATCAGTTACGAAGTCGCTACACAGGTGCCTCTGTGCTGTTGCAGGCCTTCGTTCGGAACGACATCAGCGCTTACCGACTGGAATACACTACTACTAACACCGATGGAAAAAGCATTGCCGCATCGGGGCTATTGTTGATCCCCAAGGTCAACACGGCTCTGCCTTTGCTCAGTATGCAACACGGTACAATAACAAGTGATAACGACGCCCCTTCGAATTATCAATCAAGCAGTGAAGCCTACAGCCTTGGTTCTGTGTTTGCATCGTTGGGCTACATCATAGCCGCTCCGGATTACATTGGCTACGGCGCATCTAAAGATCTGCCGCACACCTACGAACACCGAAATGGGCTAGCTACGGCTTCGCTTGATATGCTACGGGCCACCCGCGATTTTTTAAGCGATAAAAACGTAAACTGGAACAAGCGGCTTTACGTCGCCGGCTATTCCGAGGGTGGGTATGCCACGTTGGCTCTTCAAAAGAAAATTGAAGAAGAAACCGGCAGTGAATTTAACCTAGTGGCTTCGAGCTGCGGAGCGGGCGCTTATGACAAACCAGCCTTTATGAAGCAGATCATTAATCAGCCCAGCGCAGGCGTTGATTACATCAACCGGCTTTATATCTGGGTATTGCAAACGTATGATCGTATCTATGGTATAAATCGTCCGGCAACGGGCTATTTCAAAGAGCCTTATGCAGCACAGGTTGCCGCCAACGGTATGAATGCGTCAATTAACGTGAGCATCAATCAGGCATTTAGTGATAGCTTTAAGCAGGGGATCAACAACGGTACAGACAAAGCGTTTCTGGATGCCGTACAGGATAATGATATCCACGACTGGAAGCCAAAAACGCCGACGCGCCTTTATCACGGTACTGCCGACGAAATTGTGTCTTACCTAAATTCGCAAAATGCTTACGATGCGATGCAGAAACGGGGAGCTACCAATGTTCAGTTGATGCCGATTCCTAATGCAACGCACGCGACGGGGATCTTACCGTTTATTTCAGGTACGTACGATTTCTTTAATACGAATCAATAG
- the glgX gene encoding glycogen debranching protein GlgX has protein sequence MSKHTSATSDEETIQSKPGKPYPLGATYDGEGVNFALFSESSTAAYLCLYDAGDPSREVARIPLTERTELVWHIYLDGLQPGQLYGYRVDGPYDPKAGYFFNPNKLLLDPYARAINEPVTHNDSWLGYDYKNPSDDRYLIMSEEDSGPTMPKSVVVDSSFDWEDDQAPDVPLHRSVIYEMHVKGFTHLHPTLPENIRGTYAGLGSAESIDYLKKLGVTAVELLPVHQFTDESYWGYNSIGFFAPQNTYSSSGMAGQQVTEFKQMIKNLHKAGLEVILDVVYNHTAEGNQFGPMLSFQGIDNRAYYHQVGDKPEYYMDYTGTGNTVNLSHPRVLQMVMDSLRYWVTDMHVDGFRFDLAAALIRTDEEAGRVSSFLDTVAQDPILAQVKLIAEPWDIQSYHVGSFPVRWSEWNGKYRDALRGFWKGDDGKAAETSLRLLGSPDLYSSDGRSPANSVNLITAHDGFTLNDLVSYNEKHNEANGEDNQDGSNDNLSWNCGAEGPTDDPEINALRERQKRNFLTTMLLSQGTPMLVMGDECGRTQHGNNNGYNQDSEISWMNWDWNDKQQALFDFTSQLAALRREMPILSRRKFFTTEQVQFIRPDGHEMTQDDLNNPGTHCIALFIDGLQVTEQTEDGQDIGDEQLVWVLNAFWEDIPFKLPKIGRKQSMWEVVINTFDGQINPETEPTKGGQEFTVPARSSVLLRMK, from the coding sequence ATGAGTAAACACACATCGGCTACCTCTGACGAAGAGACTATCCAATCGAAACCGGGCAAGCCTTATCCACTCGGTGCCACGTACGATGGCGAAGGCGTTAATTTCGCCCTTTTTAGTGAATCCAGCACAGCAGCCTACCTGTGCCTGTATGATGCGGGAGATCCTAGTCGGGAAGTAGCCCGCATTCCACTGACGGAACGTACAGAACTTGTCTGGCACATATACCTTGATGGCTTGCAGCCAGGTCAGTTGTACGGTTATCGCGTTGATGGACCTTACGATCCTAAGGCGGGCTACTTTTTCAACCCCAACAAACTGCTGCTCGATCCCTATGCCCGTGCCATCAATGAGCCCGTTACGCACAACGATTCGTGGTTAGGTTACGACTACAAAAACCCGTCTGATGATCGCTACTTGATCATGAGCGAAGAAGACAGTGGTCCAACCATGCCGAAGTCTGTGGTCGTTGATTCAAGCTTTGATTGGGAAGATGATCAGGCCCCGGACGTTCCGCTGCATCGCTCGGTAATTTATGAGATGCACGTGAAGGGCTTTACACACCTGCATCCTACCCTACCCGAAAATATCCGGGGTACATATGCAGGCTTGGGATCAGCCGAAAGCATCGATTATCTAAAGAAACTAGGCGTTACTGCCGTTGAGCTGTTGCCCGTTCACCAGTTTACGGACGAAAGCTACTGGGGCTACAACAGCATCGGTTTCTTTGCTCCCCAGAATACTTATTCCTCGTCAGGAATGGCCGGTCAGCAGGTGACGGAGTTTAAGCAGATGATCAAAAACCTGCACAAAGCGGGCTTGGAGGTTATTCTTGATGTGGTATACAACCACACTGCGGAAGGCAACCAGTTTGGTCCAATGCTGTCGTTCCAGGGTATCGACAACCGGGCTTATTACCATCAGGTGGGCGACAAGCCGGAGTATTACATGGACTATACCGGTACGGGTAACACGGTTAATCTAAGCCATCCTCGGGTGTTGCAGATGGTCATGGACAGCCTACGGTACTGGGTTACCGATATGCACGTCGACGGTTTCCGGTTCGATTTGGCCGCTGCGCTGATTCGTACCGATGAAGAGGCTGGACGCGTATCTTCTTTCCTCGATACAGTTGCTCAGGACCCGATCTTAGCTCAGGTAAAATTAATTGCCGAACCTTGGGATATTCAATCGTACCATGTCGGTAGTTTCCCAGTACGCTGGTCAGAATGGAACGGAAAATACCGTGATGCGCTTCGTGGTTTCTGGAAAGGCGATGACGGAAAAGCGGCCGAAACATCTTTACGTCTATTAGGAAGCCCCGATCTGTATTCGAGCGACGGACGATCACCGGCCAACAGTGTCAACCTTATTACGGCGCACGACGGTTTCACGTTGAATGACTTGGTGAGTTACAACGAAAAGCATAACGAAGCCAACGGCGAGGACAATCAGGATGGATCAAACGACAACCTGAGCTGGAACTGTGGCGCAGAAGGCCCTACCGATGATCCGGAAATCAACGCGCTGCGCGAACGGCAAAAGCGTAATTTCCTGACAACTATGCTGCTCAGTCAGGGTACACCAATGCTCGTAATGGGCGATGAGTGTGGCCGTACGCAGCACGGAAACAACAACGGTTATAACCAGGACAGCGAAATTAGCTGGATGAACTGGGACTGGAATGACAAGCAACAGGCTTTGTTTGACTTTACGAGTCAGCTTGCTGCGCTTCGGCGGGAGATGCCGATTCTAAGCCGGCGCAAGTTTTTCACTACCGAGCAAGTACAGTTTATACGTCCCGACGGTCATGAAATGACCCAGGATGATCTCAATAATCCGGGAACGCACTGCATAGCCTTGTTTATTGACGGGCTTCAGGTGACGGAGCAAACGGAAGATGGTCAGGACATTGGCGACGAACAACTGGTGTGGGTACTGAACGCGTTCTGGGAAGATATCCCGTTCAAGCTTCCTAAGATCGGTCGCAAACAATCCATGTGGGAAGTAGTCATCAACACGTTCGATGGACAGATTAATCCTGAAACGGAACCAACGAAAGGTGGACAGGAATTTACGGTCCCTGCCCGCTCCTCAGTACTGTTACGCATGAAATAG